From Sardina pilchardus chromosome 9, fSarPil1.1, whole genome shotgun sequence, a single genomic window includes:
- the cdk18 gene encoding cyclin-dependent kinase 18 produces MNKMKNFKRRFSLSVPRTETIEENEFTEQINQLNIRHSEDLVPNSLGLPSLHPAPSPLAAEDGGQSPTQLHYRSKHQLRRFSMEDVSKRMSLPMDIRLPPEFLRKLQAESPEPCKPLSRMSRRASLSDIGFGKLETYVKLGKLGEGTYATVFKGRSKLTENLVALKEIRLEHEEGAPCTAIREVSLLKNLKHANIVTLHDIIHTDRCLTLVFEYLDSDLKQYLDNCGNLMSMHNVKIFMFQLLRGLSYCHKRKILHRDLKPQNLLINDKGELKLADFGLARAKSVPTKTYSNEVVTLWYRPPDVLLGSTEYSTPIDMWGVGCILFEMATGRPMFPGSTVKEELHLVFRLLGTPTEDSWAGIPSNEEFRSYLFPQYRPQPLINHVPRLDTEGIDLLTALLLYESRNRISAEISLRHPYFKALGEDILTLPDTSSIFSLKELQLQKDPGHRSSVFPQTGRGKNRRQSIF; encoded by the exons ATCTAGTACCCAACAGCCTGGGACTGCCATCGTTGCACCCAGCGCCGAGTCCCTTGGCTGCGGAAGATGGAGGCCAGTCTCCCACCCAACTGCACTACCGCAGCAAACACCAACTCCGACGCTTCTCTATGGAG GACGTGAGCAAGCGCATGTCTCTGCCCATGGATATTCGCCTGCCCCCTGAGTTTCTGAGGAAATTGCAAGCAGAGAGCCCAGAGCCCTGCAAACCTCTCAGCAGAATGTCCAGACGAGCCTCGCTG TCGGACATTGGCTTCGGGAAACTTGAGACCTATGTGAAACTGGGGAAACTTGGTGAG ggcACATATGCTACAGTGTTCAAGGGACGCAGCAAACTCACAGAGAACCTTGTCGCTCTGAAAGAGATTCGTCTGGAGCACGAGGAGGGAGCACCTTGTACAGCTATACGGGAAG TTTCCCTGTTGAAGAACCTGAAGCACGCCAACATCGTGACACTGCACGACATAATCCACACAGACCGCTGTCTCACCTTAGTCTTCGAGTACTTG GACAGCGACTTGAAACAGTACCTGGATAATTGTGGAAACCTCATGAGCATGCACAATGTGAAG ATCTTCATGTTCCAGCTGCTCCGAGGCCTCTCTTACTGCCATAAGAGGAAAATCCTGCACAGAGACCTCAAGCCTCAAAACTTGCTCATCAACGACAAAGGAGAGCTAAAACTCGCTGACTTTG GCTTGGCCAGGGCCAAATCCGTCCCAACGAAGACCTACTCAAATGAAGTTGTGACACTTTGGTACCGACCACCTGATGTTCTTCTTGGGTCCACAGAGTACTCTACCCCCATAGACATGTG GGGGGTCGGCTGTATCCTGTTTGAGATGGCCACTGGCCGGCCCATGTTCCCCGGTTCCACAGTGAAGGAGGAGCTGCACCTGGTTTTCAGACTCTTGG GAACACCGACGGAGGATAGCTGGGCGGGCATCCCGTCCAATGAGGAGTTCCGGTCCTACCTCTTCCCCCAGTACCGGCCTCAGCCACTCATCAATCACGTCCCCAG ACTGGACACAGAAGGGATTGACCTACTCACAGCGCTACTTTTG tatGAGTCACGGAACCGCATCTCAGCTGAAATCTCCCTAAGACATCCGTACTTCAAGGCCCTGGGCGAGGACATCCTCACCCTACCAGACA catccTCCATATTCTCCCTCAAAGAGTTGCAGCTGCAGAAAGATCCTGGCCATAGGAGCTCAGTGTTTCCTCAAACAG GACGAGGCAAGAATCGCAGGCAAAGCATATTCTAA